The following coding sequences lie in one Maylandia zebra isolate NMK-2024a linkage group LG14, Mzebra_GT3a, whole genome shotgun sequence genomic window:
- the LOC101467537 gene encoding usherin-like: MDQCCGETPYGSGQCGVLCCNNTLYEDRVDGQECSEMGIPYNPAKGTICCSQFHGSPGQHCCGTEIYRPDVEICCNGHRHPKSENIHCCGVKAYNIKDPQMKCCAGTLYTLTSLHKHGGDLQCCGSTLQEPQDICCSSEEEEVIYSAKTGFRCCGHLYYNTTLWSCCAGRLRSIHEPGQGQRKMINESRVLSVNNLNKTDLCQKMHIGTVESVSQQSVVFGNVLTVHGMEAEALPFPYVLETDDRCSFPKLVLGKTYFFNKVNVFTDFNHDSVLQSLHFIISKCSP, encoded by the exons ATGGATCAG TGCTGTGGAGAGACGCCGTACGGCTCGGGACAATGTGGAGTTCTCTGTTGTAATAACACCTTGTACGAGGACAGAGTCGATGGACAGGAATGTTCAGAGATGGGTATTCCTTACAACCCGGCCAAAGGGACTATATGTTGTTCTCAGTTTCACGGCAGCCCAGGACAACACTGCTGTGGGACAGAAATTTACCGGCCTGATGTTGAGATTTGCTGCAATGGACACag ACATCCCAAATCAGAAAACATTCACTGCTGTGGGGTCAAAGCCTACAATATTAAAGATCCACAGATGAAGTGCTGTGCAGGAACACTGTACACGCTGACATCATTACATAAGCATGGAGGGGACCTGCAGTGCTGCGGATCCACTCTGCAAGAGCCACAG GACATTTGCTGCTcaagtgaggaggaagaggtgatCTACTCTGCCAAGACAGGGTTTAGATGCTGTGGTCACCTCTATTACAACACCACCCTGTGGTCATGCTGTGCTGGGAGGCTGAGATCAATCCATGAACCAGGACAGGGTCAAAGAAAGATGATTAATg AATCCAGAGTCCTATCTGTGAATAACCTgaacaaaacagatctttgccAAAAAA TGCACATTGGGACTGTGGAAAGTGTGTCTCAGCAGAGCGTTGTGTTTGGGAATGTGCTGACGGTTCATGGTATGGAGGCCGAAGCTCTGCCTTTTCCTTACGTCCTGGAAACAGATGATCGCTGCAGCTTCCCTAAACTGGTTCTTGGGAAGACCTACTTCTTTAACAAAGTTAATGTTTTCACTGATTTCAATCATGACTCTGTTCTTCAGTCACTCCATTTCATTATTTCCAAATGTTCACCTTAG
- the LOC143421983 gene encoding uncharacterized protein LOC143421983 has protein sequence MCGRNLQMFSLWALGFVLLIFGITTVCEPAGSNNNCHRKDCNGTWYDIKEATCCENRLHPGASLSCCGNEPYSPGTATCCKQQHRHTVTARVTQGLSEKVSSCCELKAYNPVNEICCQSAIIAKPSPMAECCGKDVFDRVKQLCCGSPDIKMILMRNSSHHQCCGHSQYDTETQCCCSNEKRLEVYPKISSCCLRDSTSAHLCGNETYDKNTQLCCQSTVIDKHSPNHRCCDKRAYDGEKELCCGPISDKKILTRNSPGHMCCHQGQFNSKTECCCWKDDGAEIQPRNSSCCMQQEYVAIEGLPKVLFCLCL, from the exons ATGTGCGGTCGGAATTTACAGATGTTCTCGCTCTGGGCTCTAGGCTTTG TTTTGCTGATTTTTGGCATCACCACTGTCTGTG AGCCTGCAGGCTCCAATAATAATTGTCATCG AAAAGACTGTAATGGAACATGGTATGACATCAAAGAGGCTACATGCTGTGAAAACAGACTTCACCCTGGTGCAAGCCTGTCTTGTTGTGGAAATGAGCCTTACAGTCCTGGAACAGCCACTTGTTGTAAAcagcaacacagacacactgtcACAG CCAGAGTTACACAGGGTCTTAGTGAAAAGGTATCCAGCTGCTGTGAACTGAAGGCTTACAATCCAGTGAATGAAATATGTTGCCAGTCAGCCATCATAGCAAAACCTTCACCAATGGCTGAGTGTTGTGGTAAAG aTGTTTTTGATAGGGTCAAGCAGTTGTGTTGTGGTTCACCTGATATTAAGATGATTCTGATGAGAAATTCCAGTCACCATCAGTGCTGTGGTCACAGCCAGTATGACACCGAGACTCAGTGCTGTTGTTCAAATGAGAAGAGGCTGGAAGTATACCCAAAGATTTCATCCTGCTGTCTCAGGGACTCCACTTCAG CTCATTTATGTGGAAATGAGACCtatgacaaaaacacacaactatGCTGTCAGTCAACTGTTATTGACAAACATTCACCGAATCACAGATGCTGTGACAAAA GGGCGTATGATGGGGAAAAGGAGCTGTGTTGTGGTCCAATTAGTGATAAGAAGATCCTGACAAGGAACTCCCCAGGTCACATGTGCTGTCATCAAGGCCAGTTCAACAGCAAGACTGAGTGTTGCTGCTGGAAGGATGATGGTGCTGAGATACAACCGAGGAATTCATCTTGCT GTATGCAACAAGAG TATGTGGCTATAGAAGGGCTCCCAAAAGTTCTCTTTTGCCTTTGCCTATAG